From the genome of Clostridium sp. BNL1100, one region includes:
- a CDS encoding GDSL-type esterase/lipase family protein: MLKIINRIISFIISFTLMFMLIPNNYTTSAAPMDRQLAVDALAFGDCNNDGNIDALDLALLKQNIMNQGDKYSNIMDLNQDNAVDAIDYSIMKQYLLGKVSNLPYNPSQPAAKWVGTWTAAQQLTEPANMPPSPGLTNNTLRQVVHVSIGGNQLRMKFSNQYGSTPVTMNSVHLAVSTGGSSIQDGTDKAVTFEGREAVTIPAGKTVVSDVVNFSLSKLKNIAITIYFGSVPSALTGHPGSRTISYIQTCNSVNSLSMPTAVTTEHWYIIAGIDVLTDDSCKGIVALGDSITDGRGSTSNANNRWTDNLSRRLRDNPSTLNISVLNQGIGGNAVLSGGLGPTALSRFQRDVLEQSGVRFLIVFEGVNDIGPSSSLSVATNLINAYKEFISKAHSQNILVYGATITPFGGSQYDSNIHEQARQTVNSWIRTSGQFDAVIDLDAAVKNPNDPTKLLSTYDSGDHLHLSPAGYEKVAEAIDINLFTL; encoded by the coding sequence TTGTTGAAGATAATAAACAGAATTATTTCGTTTATTATATCTTTCACATTAATGTTTATGTTGATACCTAATAATTACACTACTTCAGCTGCACCAATGGACAGACAACTGGCAGTCGATGCATTAGCATTCGGGGACTGCAATAATGACGGAAATATAGATGCTCTGGATTTAGCATTGTTAAAGCAAAATATAATGAATCAGGGTGACAAATATAGTAACATTATGGACTTAAACCAAGATAATGCAGTGGATGCAATTGATTATTCAATAATGAAGCAATACTTACTGGGGAAGGTTAGCAATTTACCTTACAACCCATCACAACCGGCAGCTAAATGGGTTGGTACATGGACAGCGGCACAGCAATTGACTGAACCTGCTAATATGCCGCCAAGTCCGGGATTAACTAATAATACCCTTCGTCAGGTAGTACATGTATCAATTGGTGGGAATCAATTGAGAATGAAATTTTCCAATCAATACGGGAGTACACCTGTTACCATGAATTCTGTTCATTTAGCCGTTTCAACAGGTGGAAGCTCAATTCAGGACGGTACAGACAAGGCAGTGACTTTCGAAGGAAGGGAAGCTGTAACAATTCCAGCCGGAAAAACTGTTGTTTCAGATGTTGTTAATTTTAGTTTATCAAAGCTTAAAAATATTGCCATTACAATATACTTTGGAAGTGTACCGTCAGCATTAACAGGCCATCCAGGCTCCAGGACAATATCTTATATTCAAACCTGTAATAGTGTTAATAGTTTGAGTATGCCCACGGCAGTTACTACTGAACACTGGTATATTATAGCCGGAATAGATGTACTTACCGATGACTCATGTAAAGGGATAGTTGCTTTGGGCGATTCTATTACTGACGGCAGAGGGTCCACCTCAAACGCAAACAATAGGTGGACAGACAACCTTTCACGTCGTTTACGAGATAATCCTTCTACGTTAAATATATCGGTACTTAATCAGGGAATAGGCGGAAATGCCGTACTTTCAGGAGGTTTAGGGCCGACTGCGCTTTCCAGATTCCAGCGTGATGTACTGGAACAAAGCGGAGTGCGATTTCTCATCGTATTTGAGGGGGTTAATGATATAGGGCCAAGTTCTTCTTTATCAGTAGCAACAAACCTAATAAATGCCTACAAAGAATTTATCAGTAAGGCACATTCCCAAAATATCCTTGTATATGGAGCTACAATTACACCCTTTGGAGGCTCACAATACGATAGCAACATACATGAACAGGCAAGACAGACAGTAAATAGCTGGATAAGAACAAGCGGTCAATTTGATGCAGTAATAGATTTGGATGCTGCAGTTAAAAATCCAAACGATCCAACCAAGCTGCTAAGTACATATGATAGCGGAGACCATTTGCATCTTAGTCCGGCTGGATATGAAAAAGTTGCAGAAGCCATAGACATTAACCTTTTCACCCTATAA
- a CDS encoding sialate O-acetylesterase produces MKRKIYLLLVLMLILSAFSFSAIQAATVYGDVDSSGTVDSLDFAAMKSHLLGIKSITNTTAADVDGDGSITALDIALFKKYLLGQISKFPVDSVTQPKFHCFLLLGQSNMEGYPKALASDKVEDPRVLVLGYDNNPALGRVTDQWDIACPPLHSTYQGAIGPGDWFAKTIVEKIPAGDTIGLIPCAINGERIETFLKSGGSKYNWIVNRAKLAQQKGGVIEGILFHQGESNNGDTTWPGKVNTLVEDLKKDLNLGDIPFIAGELLYSGSCAGHNTLVNKLPSIVKNCSVVSASGLVVDPSNTQWKLHFGHDSQVTLGKRYAEKMIQALGW; encoded by the coding sequence ATGAAAAGAAAAATCTATTTATTGTTAGTACTAATGCTAATTCTCAGTGCATTTAGCTTTAGTGCTATTCAAGCAGCTACGGTTTATGGGGACGTTGACTCCAGTGGTACTGTGGACTCTCTGGACTTTGCAGCAATGAAATCGCATTTGCTTGGGATTAAAAGCATTACAAACACTACGGCTGCAGATGTAGACGGTGATGGCAGTATTACAGCTCTTGACATCGCTTTATTCAAAAAATATCTGTTGGGACAGATATCCAAATTTCCGGTTGATTCAGTAACTCAGCCGAAATTCCATTGTTTCTTATTGTTAGGTCAGTCAAATATGGAGGGTTATCCCAAGGCACTGGCTTCTGATAAAGTAGAAGATCCCCGGGTACTTGTATTAGGATATGACAATAACCCTGCTCTCGGAAGAGTAACGGATCAGTGGGATATAGCTTGTCCTCCACTGCATTCAACATATCAGGGTGCCATTGGCCCTGGTGACTGGTTTGCAAAGACCATTGTAGAAAAAATACCTGCCGGTGATACGATAGGATTGATACCTTGTGCTATTAACGGCGAGAGAATAGAGACTTTTCTAAAGTCCGGCGGAAGTAAATATAATTGGATTGTTAACCGTGCAAAGCTCGCCCAGCAAAAGGGAGGAGTAATTGAAGGTATTCTCTTCCATCAAGGTGAATCAAATAATGGGGACACCACTTGGCCAGGTAAGGTAAATACATTAGTAGAAGACCTGAAAAAGGATCTTAATCTGGGCGATATTCCTTTTATTGCCGGAGAATTGCTTTACAGTGGTAGCTGTGCAGGACATAATACACTGGTAAATAAACTGCCTTCTATTGTAAAGAATTGTTCTGTAGTATCTGCAAGCGGCTTGGTAGTTGATCCTTCGAATACACAGTGGAAGCTTCATTTTGGTCATGATTCACAAGTAACACTGGGCAAGAGATATGCTGAAAAGATGATTCAAGCCCTCGGCTGGTAA
- a CDS encoding DUF2798 domain-containing protein — MPTTKFQRVVFAFLTVIITVHLFVFYNLAIEMGGMSNQVFIASRKVVGIEFLFAFLLEIFIVGPLAEKMAFRIINPRDEKPYIITTAIICSTVVLMCPTMSFIATILYNGISTEFLAQWMQKIVFNFPFALLTQLFFIQPFVRFLFGAIFKQKTKNEIEVDVESSELNLESN; from the coding sequence ATGCCAACAACAAAGTTTCAAAGAGTAGTTTTTGCATTTTTAACCGTTATAATCACGGTTCATTTATTCGTATTTTATAATCTTGCCATCGAGATGGGGGGAATGTCTAATCAGGTATTTATAGCATCTCGAAAAGTAGTTGGAATTGAGTTTTTGTTTGCTTTTTTACTCGAAATATTTATTGTCGGTCCACTTGCAGAAAAAATGGCTTTTCGGATTATAAATCCGAGAGATGAAAAACCATATATTATAACAACCGCTATAATTTGTTCAACGGTTGTACTTATGTGTCCAACGATGAGTTTTATAGCTACAATCTTATATAACGGAATAAGTACAGAGTTTCTTGCTCAGTGGATGCAGAAAATTGTATTTAATTTTCCGTTTGCACTGTTAACTCAGTTGTTTTTCATACAGCCTTTTGTTAGATTCCTTTTTGGTGCAATCTTCAAACAAAAGACAAAGAATGAAATAGAGGTTGATGTAGAATCTTCCGAATTAAATTTGGAATCAAATTAA
- a CDS encoding CBO0543 family protein, which produces MLKEIVILVAAWILMIITLIVFVPKNKIRHAQVIFLFQQFVTWLLGLIIVQMRLIEYPVRLFSYANRTSFSFEYFIYPSICVIFNLHYPKDSSKKKQFLYFFCYCTGMTIFEVLCETYTDLIEYIHWTWYYSWITFYLTLYLSRKYYLWFFKGKTP; this is translated from the coding sequence ATGTTGAAGGAAATAGTGATATTAGTTGCTGCTTGGATATTAATGATTATAACGTTAATAGTCTTTGTCCCCAAAAACAAAATAAGGCATGCTCAGGTTATATTCTTATTTCAACAGTTTGTTACCTGGCTTTTAGGACTAATAATAGTTCAAATGAGACTTATAGAGTATCCTGTAAGATTATTTTCCTATGCAAACAGAACAAGCTTTTCCTTTGAATATTTTATATACCCTTCAATTTGTGTTATTTTCAATTTACATTACCCAAAAGACAGCAGTAAGAAAAAGCAGTTTTTATACTTTTTTTGTTACTGTACAGGAATGACAATTTTTGAGGTATTATGTGAGACTTACACTGACCTGATTGAATATATCCACTGGACTTGGTACTATTCATGGATTACATTTTATTTAACACTGTACCTATCCAGAAAGTACTATCTTTGGTTTTTCAAAGGCAAAACACCTTGA
- a CDS encoding YesL family protein: MGLFSANYNKPGPGVDKDAPPKPRFFIFFEVLKRKFWHLIKINFLYVLCNIPALLLALYVSTVYLQKVKIDNTGFSDFYLRVFLAAIMIFLSVVTIGPVQAGFTYIMRNYSREQHAFIWWDFKDNFIKNFKQGMIITGIDFVVMYILGIALNFYLSTPGILATAASAFVFLSIIVYCIMHLYLYPMLVTVKLSIKNLYKNAFIFSLLKLLPNILFLILNILIAYATFYNPIIGAVLYLLIIPSFIGLMNNFFVDPTIKKYVVEPMLPTAEDDEDEEDSDDDSGESFYKKELPEGKE; the protein is encoded by the coding sequence GTGGGTCTATTTAGTGCAAATTACAATAAGCCGGGACCTGGGGTTGATAAAGATGCACCTCCAAAACCGCGATTTTTTATATTTTTTGAGGTATTAAAAAGGAAATTCTGGCATCTTATAAAGATTAACTTTTTGTACGTTCTCTGCAATATACCCGCTTTGCTATTGGCATTATATGTTTCCACCGTTTATCTACAGAAAGTCAAAATAGATAATACAGGATTTAGCGATTTTTATCTCAGGGTATTCCTTGCAGCTATTATGATTTTTTTATCAGTGGTAACAATTGGGCCCGTACAAGCAGGTTTCACTTATATTATGAGGAATTATTCCAGAGAACAACATGCATTTATCTGGTGGGATTTTAAGGATAATTTCATCAAGAATTTTAAACAAGGTATGATAATAACAGGGATTGATTTTGTTGTAATGTATATTTTGGGTATAGCATTGAATTTCTATCTTAGTACCCCAGGAATACTTGCGACAGCGGCATCAGCTTTTGTATTTCTATCCATAATTGTGTATTGTATTATGCATTTATATTTATATCCAATGTTGGTAACAGTAAAATTAAGTATAAAAAATCTTTATAAGAATGCATTTATATTTTCGCTTTTAAAGCTATTGCCAAACATACTGTTTTTAATATTAAACATTTTAATAGCGTACGCAACTTTCTATAACCCTATCATTGGAGCAGTTTTATATTTACTCATTATTCCTAGCTTCATTGGACTTATGAATAATTTCTTCGTTGATCCTACTATAAAGAAATATGTCGTAGAACCTATGTTGCCTACAGCAGAAGATGATGAAGACGAAGAAGATTCAGATGATGATAGCGGTGAAAGTTTTTATAAAAAAGAACTGCCTGAAGGAAAAGAATAA
- a CDS encoding DEAD/DEAH box helicase: protein MNPAFSDYKLSSEILKAISMLNFKSPTKVQEKVIPAVLEQKDIIVKSQTGSGKTAAFAVPICELVEWDENKPQALVITPTRELAIQVKEDMFNLGRFKRLKVSAIYGKSPFYNQEKELKQKTHVVVGTPGRIIDHIERNTFDTSKIKYLVIDEADEMLHMGFIEQIETIVSSLSKERVTVLLSATMPRDIEALCNKYMKEPIRVEIEEQNPTAERVHQERYDVDRVNKINLLRDITIVENPDSCIVFCNTKQKVDEVYNKLSLFKYSCEKIHGGMEQRDRLRVMNNFKRGYFRYLIATDVAARGIDIDNISLVINYDIPQDGETYVHRIGRTGRIGRDGKAITFVTKDESKYLNDINQYIGKEILLKEIPDKDTVNNLKQEFSEKIVTTPEIKETKGVQLNKEIMKLHINAGKKTKMRPVDIVGTLCNLKGMTAADIGIINILDVSTFVEILNNKGELVFKELQKTPIKGRLRKVSKTVDE, encoded by the coding sequence ATGAACCCAGCTTTTAGTGATTATAAATTGAGTAGTGAAATATTAAAAGCAATAAGCATGTTGAATTTTAAAAGTCCTACAAAGGTTCAAGAAAAGGTTATACCAGCTGTTTTAGAGCAAAAGGACATTATAGTAAAATCCCAAACAGGAAGTGGAAAGACAGCTGCATTTGCTGTCCCCATTTGTGAATTGGTAGAATGGGATGAAAATAAACCTCAGGCATTAGTGATTACACCTACAAGAGAACTTGCTATTCAGGTGAAGGAAGATATGTTTAATTTAGGTAGATTTAAAAGGCTTAAAGTATCAGCGATTTACGGCAAGTCTCCCTTCTATAATCAAGAAAAGGAACTCAAACAAAAAACGCATGTAGTGGTTGGAACACCGGGACGTATCATAGACCATATCGAAAGAAATACATTTGACACATCAAAAATAAAGTATCTTGTAATAGATGAAGCTGATGAAATGCTCCATATGGGATTTATTGAACAAATAGAGACTATAGTATCAAGTCTATCGAAGGAACGTGTTACGGTGCTACTATCAGCAACAATGCCAAGAGATATAGAGGCTCTATGCAACAAATACATGAAAGAGCCTATACGTGTTGAAATAGAGGAGCAAAATCCAACGGCAGAAAGGGTGCATCAGGAGAGGTATGATGTAGACCGAGTAAATAAGATAAACCTTTTAAGAGATATAACAATAGTAGAAAACCCGGATAGCTGTATAGTATTTTGTAATACAAAGCAAAAGGTGGATGAGGTATATAATAAACTTTCACTTTTCAAGTATTCCTGTGAAAAGATTCATGGAGGAATGGAGCAGCGTGACAGATTAAGAGTAATGAATAACTTCAAGCGGGGCTATTTCAGGTATCTGATAGCTACAGATGTTGCAGCCAGAGGGATAGATATAGACAACATTTCACTTGTAATTAATTATGATATTCCACAAGATGGTGAAACTTATGTACACAGGATAGGGAGAACCGGTCGTATAGGCAGGGATGGCAAAGCTATTACTTTTGTAACAAAAGATGAAAGTAAGTATCTGAATGATATAAATCAATACATTGGTAAAGAAATTTTATTAAAAGAAATACCCGATAAAGATACTGTGAATAATTTAAAGCAGGAATTTTCTGAGAAAATAGTTACTACGCCTGAAATTAAAGAAACAAAAGGTGTGCAACTTAATAAAGAGATTATGAAATTACATATCAATGCAGGAAAGAAAACCAAGATGAGGCCGGTGGACATCGTTGGGACACTCTGTAATTTAAAAGGTATGACAGCGGCAGATATAGGTATCATCAATATACTTGATGTATCTACGTTTGTAGAAATATTAAACAATAAAGGTGAGCTGGTCTTTAAGGAATTACAGAAAACACCTATAAAAGGAAGACTTCGCAAGGTAAGCAAAACGGTGGATGAATGA
- a CDS encoding GNAT family N-acetyltransferase has translation MHKFYFIQTERLLIRILKMEDKNDFFQYRSMPEIYQYQAWRPKDIDEIEEFINKNISVCPNTRNTWMQLAVCLKEGQLIGDIGIHFLEDDYQIEIGYTLSPKYQGNGYAVEAVKAVINYAFTVFKKHRITASVDPDNLKSIKLLQKIGFRKEAHFIKSCRLGNQWYDDCVYAILAEEWQSL, from the coding sequence ATGCACAAATTTTATTTTATACAAACAGAAAGATTGTTAATTAGAATACTTAAAATGGAAGATAAAAATGATTTTTTCCAATATCGTTCCATGCCTGAGATTTATCAATACCAAGCATGGAGACCAAAGGATATCGACGAAATTGAAGAGTTTATTAATAAAAATATTTCTGTATGCCCTAACACAAGAAATACGTGGATGCAATTGGCTGTGTGCTTAAAGGAAGGGCAACTGATTGGAGATATTGGAATTCATTTTTTAGAGGATGATTATCAGATTGAAATTGGCTATACACTTTCTCCTAAATATCAAGGTAACGGGTATGCTGTGGAAGCAGTCAAGGCCGTAATTAATTATGCCTTTACTGTTTTTAAAAAACATAGAATTACTGCATCAGTTGACCCTGATAATTTAAAATCAATAAAACTTCTTCAAAAAATCGGATTTAGAAAAGAAGCTCACTTTATTAAAAGTTGTAGGTTGGGCAACCAATGGTATGATGATTGTGTATATGCGATATTAGCAGAAGAGTGGCAATCTCTCTAA
- a CDS encoding patatin-like phospholipase family protein — MKEDIEYLALEGGGGCGNAFIGAIKALEDINVIQHENFRIKNIKGVAGASAGSITSLFLACGYNSREITDILKLENFNKFFDGPDINKQPFLINNNKMSNTRFLEREQKRLNGLSDIHKKILQGLGIKFKTLRDFKLGEFQGIIGKYLNPIIDDVITNFGKNNLPDEVLLRIKKGKRDLVYCLHTDFGVFTGNEIRNFFDKWISMARVRIENPDMFKNASISDLSRTYDQSKSSYEFKKLYMNTSIGDLGKLTKTKLAFTGTNMLDMKSYIFSSFDDMTNKISAADIVRISMSIPFAYKPIIIEPEDLQYIFGSSDWKNHRELEGVWVDGGLTNNIPINAFKQFSNSSSQPNTFGLRLNKDEQTPIFNILDFIKQYLSLLGGTGEAHMSGTQPFNDNCIQLDASPLKLFSFTPDPKDFDKVNAKSYVDVVKYFECQNVCNPVCEFLLSQESGRSNGTVGNRLR; from the coding sequence ATGAAGGAAGATATAGAATATCTGGCTTTAGAAGGCGGAGGTGGCTGTGGCAATGCTTTTATCGGAGCAATCAAGGCTCTTGAGGATATAAATGTAATTCAGCATGAGAACTTCCGTATCAAAAATATAAAAGGAGTAGCCGGCGCTTCCGCCGGCTCTATAACATCGCTCTTTCTGGCATGCGGATATAATTCCAGAGAGATAACAGACATTTTAAAGCTGGAGAACTTTAATAAATTCTTTGATGGACCTGATATAAATAAGCAGCCGTTTTTAATAAACAATAATAAAATGAGCAACACAAGGTTCCTTGAAAGAGAACAAAAACGTTTAAATGGTCTAAGTGATATACACAAGAAGATATTACAGGGGCTTGGAATAAAATTCAAAACGTTAAGAGATTTTAAGCTGGGAGAGTTTCAAGGAATAATAGGAAAATATTTAAACCCAATTATAGACGATGTGATTACAAATTTCGGCAAAAACAACCTACCCGACGAAGTACTTCTTAGAATCAAAAAAGGGAAAAGAGATTTAGTTTACTGCCTTCATACCGATTTTGGAGTATTTACGGGAAATGAAATAAGAAATTTCTTTGACAAATGGATCTCTATGGCAAGGGTGAGAATTGAGAACCCTGATATGTTTAAAAATGCCAGTATATCTGACTTATCCCGTACTTATGATCAGAGTAAATCATCTTATGAATTTAAGAAACTCTATATGAATACTTCTATCGGTGATTTGGGTAAGTTGACTAAAACCAAGCTTGCATTTACAGGTACTAATATGCTGGATATGAAAAGTTACATCTTTTCCAGCTTTGATGATATGACAAATAAAATATCCGCGGCGGATATTGTCCGTATTTCAATGAGTATTCCATTTGCATATAAACCTATAATAATTGAGCCCGAAGACCTGCAATACATCTTTGGAAGTTCAGACTGGAAAAACCATAGGGAACTGGAAGGGGTCTGGGTAGATGGAGGTCTAACTAACAATATTCCTATAAATGCCTTCAAACAGTTTTCAAACAGCTCATCCCAGCCAAATACTTTTGGTCTCAGACTAAACAAGGATGAACAAACACCGATATTTAACATTTTGGATTTTATAAAACAATATTTGAGCCTGCTTGGAGGTACCGGAGAGGCTCATATGTCAGGAACACAGCCTTTTAATGATAACTGTATTCAGCTGGATGCAAGTCCACTCAAACTTTTTAGCTTCACACCTGATCCTAAAGATTTTGACAAGGTCAACGCCAAATCTTACGTGGATGTGGTAAAGTATTTTGAGTGCCAGAACGTGTGTAACCCTGTCTGTGAGTTTTTATTAAGTCAGGAATCGGGAAGAAGCAATGGGACGGTTGGAAACCGTCTGAGATGA
- a CDS encoding WG repeat-containing protein, whose translation MKRGCLIFLTAVLSLLLCTNVGAASLDSKITIIQAKYDNLKGFSSSDYDINDNNLPLLKFQKGEKYGVLNKDGVIIVDAIYDDIWDYFHGFIIVTKENKVGFIDENGKKITDIKYDMYGVGNFFEGLARVEFNGKWGFIDTTGEEVIPLKYDDVFNFVDGVAPVCVNGKWGLINKTGKEILAPKYAQIGYEAEGIGTLISFRGGIAQVKDFNNKWGYIDEAGKEVVKPQFDEAYDYRDGFAPFVKNKKVGLATKDGVVLNPIYDNIYDFGRNDITFFSQGKKLGLINKNMTVLAKPQFDAAGTISADGYIKVKKGNKYGFINKNGKEIIKPQYDGAGTFCYGLAPVVIKGKIGYINIKNKLVIPAQFEIMKDQNSNENFEFGTAVVLKGGKYGIIDKNGKYLTNPKYDSIEHSYENQLYIVKEKGKFGILDKKGTVILNPNFTRIQVVKNVICAEANGLSKLFGLDGKAITQQSYKNMTPCYSDSREFEIFTFDNNGKKSAIIYKMEHNFSKN comes from the coding sequence ATGAAGAGAGGATGTCTTATTTTTTTAACTGCAGTTTTATCATTATTACTATGCACAAATGTTGGTGCAGCTTCTTTAGATTCGAAAATAACAATTATACAAGCTAAGTATGACAATTTAAAGGGATTCTCAAGTTCAGATTATGATATAAATGACAATAACCTGCCACTTTTAAAATTTCAAAAAGGTGAAAAATATGGAGTTTTAAATAAAGACGGGGTTATTATAGTAGATGCAATTTATGATGATATATGGGATTACTTTCATGGATTTATTATTGTTACAAAAGAAAATAAAGTTGGTTTTATAGATGAGAACGGTAAAAAAATTACTGACATCAAATATGATATGTATGGTGTCGGAAACTTTTTTGAAGGACTTGCCAGGGTGGAGTTTAATGGAAAATGGGGCTTCATAGACACTACAGGAGAAGAAGTCATACCACTAAAATATGATGATGTGTTTAATTTTGTTGATGGTGTTGCACCTGTATGTGTTAATGGGAAATGGGGACTTATCAATAAGACAGGTAAAGAGATACTTGCCCCCAAATATGCACAGATTGGCTATGAAGCAGAAGGTATCGGTACTCTCATCAGCTTTCGGGGTGGGATTGCTCAGGTAAAGGATTTTAACAATAAATGGGGGTATATTGATGAAGCCGGAAAGGAGGTTGTTAAGCCTCAGTTTGATGAAGCATATGACTATAGAGACGGATTTGCTCCATTTGTAAAAAATAAAAAAGTGGGGCTTGCAACTAAGGACGGTGTAGTACTTAACCCGATTTATGATAATATTTATGACTTTGGGAGAAATGATATCACTTTCTTTTCTCAAGGTAAAAAATTGGGTCTAATAAATAAAAATATGACTGTACTCGCTAAGCCGCAATTTGACGCTGCCGGTACAATATCAGCCGATGGATATATAAAAGTAAAAAAAGGTAACAAATACGGTTTTATAAATAAAAACGGTAAAGAGATAATTAAACCGCAGTATGATGGAGCAGGGACATTTTGTTACGGTTTAGCCCCGGTTGTTATAAAAGGAAAAATAGGCTATATCAATATAAAAAATAAGCTGGTTATTCCGGCACAATTTGAAATAATGAAAGATCAAAACAGTAATGAGAATTTTGAATTTGGAACTGCAGTTGTATTAAAAGGTGGTAAGTACGGGATTATAGATAAAAATGGAAAGTACTTAACGAATCCTAAATACGATTCAATTGAACATAGTTACGAAAATCAATTGTATATAGTAAAGGAAAAAGGAAAGTTCGGAATACTTGATAAAAAAGGTACAGTTATTCTAAATCCAAACTTCACAAGAATTCAGGTTGTAAAAAACGTAATTTGTGCTGAAGCCAATGGTTTATCAAAATTATTTGGATTAGACGGGAAAGCAATTACACAGCAAAGTTATAAGAATATGACGCCCTGTTATTCAGACTCTAGAGAGTTTGAGATTTTTACTTTTGATAATAATGGCAAGAAGAGTGCGATAATATACAAAATGGAACACAATTTTTCAAAAAATTAA